The Stratiformator vulcanicus genome has a segment encoding these proteins:
- a CDS encoding lipase family protein, translating into MPVTSTWTVPLQVTLSLGSASPELRERSGRGVTAEGLFGGSDSDEIPFEEASRRFNAASFSESAFGWQTALNTALCSALAYRDGGAVQQTAKNQWGLETAVPFAEADTEGFVASNSDAVVVAFRGTQQVRDWLANLNVGYTQFPLGTVHRGFFFALQAVRSQVEEAIRDAGGANKKVYFTGHSLGGALATLAAAEWHGDFEIAGVYTFGQPAVGLSNFRSAMAVRYPDSFHRFVNEDDIVPRVPPFYRHVGKLYHFTGDDTLRHESLAPQAIGDDTPTMSPAQFEELQARCRAAKAATPLIESARGDLFLEGWLPSIRDHNMERYLTKILGRLA; encoded by the coding sequence ATGCCTGTGACTTCAACCTGGACGGTTCCATTGCAGGTGACCCTTTCCCTCGGATCTGCTTCGCCCGAATTGCGCGAGCGTTCGGGGCGAGGCGTCACTGCCGAAGGGCTGTTTGGCGGTTCCGATTCCGATGAGATCCCCTTTGAGGAGGCATCCCGCCGATTCAACGCGGCTTCGTTCTCTGAGTCCGCGTTCGGTTGGCAGACGGCGTTAAATACTGCCCTGTGCAGTGCTTTGGCCTACCGGGATGGCGGCGCGGTGCAGCAGACCGCGAAGAATCAGTGGGGACTCGAGACCGCCGTCCCCTTCGCCGAGGCCGATACGGAGGGATTCGTCGCTTCGAATTCCGATGCAGTCGTTGTCGCCTTCCGTGGGACGCAACAGGTTCGCGACTGGCTGGCGAATTTGAATGTCGGCTACACTCAATTTCCGCTGGGCACCGTGCACCGCGGGTTCTTCTTCGCATTGCAGGCGGTGAGGTCGCAGGTGGAAGAGGCGATCCGCGACGCCGGCGGTGCGAATAAGAAGGTCTACTTCACCGGTCACAGCCTCGGCGGCGCGTTGGCGACGTTGGCGGCCGCCGAGTGGCACGGCGACTTCGAGATCGCCGGCGTCTACACCTTCGGGCAGCCGGCGGTCGGGTTGAGCAACTTTCGCTCGGCAATGGCGGTTCGCTACCCGGACTCCTTCCACCGCTTCGTCAACGAGGACGACATCGTCCCCCGCGTCCCGCCATTCTATCGGCACGTGGGGAAGCTCTATCACTTCACCGGTGACGACACGCTGCGGCACGAAAGCCTTGCCCCGCAGGCGATCGGCGACGACACCCCCACGATGTCCCCCGCCCAGTTCGAAGAACTCCAGGCCCGCTGCCGCGCCGCAAAGGCCGCCACGCCCCTTATTGAAAGCGCCCGCGGCGACCTGTTCCTCGAAGGCTGGCTCCCCAGCATCCGCGACCACAATATGGAGCGATATCTGACCAAGATCCTGGGACGGTTGGCCTGA
- a CDS encoding glycosyltransferase, whose translation MTVLEPLGLPFEVLFVEDDSPDESFERICELHRRHPEIVRCISLSKRFGHQASLAAGFQAAAGEVVICMDSDMQHPPRTASDAPLEMVAGLPNRLHAAAAAGRTYSI comes from the coding sequence ATGACGGTACTCGAACCGCTTGGTCTGCCGTTTGAGGTGCTTTTTGTTGAAGATGATTCACCGGACGAATCATTTGAACGGATCTGCGAGCTGCACCGTCGCCACCCGGAGATCGTGCGCTGCATTTCGCTCTCGAAGCGTTTCGGTCACCAAGCGTCTTTGGCGGCCGGCTTTCAGGCAGCCGCGGGCGAGGTTGTGATCTGCATGGACAGTGACATGCAGCACCCCCCCCGAACTGCTTCCGACGCTCCTTTGGAAATGGTCGCAGGGCTACCAAATCGTTTACACGCGGCGGCTGCGGCAGGAAGGACGTACTCGATTTAA
- a CDS encoding ThiF family adenylyltransferase, with protein sequence MRQSGLVPEERLIESPVTVIGVGAIGRQVAXXAXSLGVPXLQXIDFDTVDETNVSTQGYRQQDVGRLKVDAVQDAIREIDPSIEVQRIADRFRTRHEVHRAVFCCVDSISARSAIWKAIKDRCRFWCDARMLAEVIRVLAVSSHDDHPRYEATLFTQDEAQAGSCTSRGVIYTAHIAAGLMLHQYVRWLRGIPTEPEQTLNLTAAELTVGHPSN encoded by the coding sequence ATGCGGCAGAGCGGGCTGGTGCCCGAGGAGAGACTTATTGAATCGCCGGTGACGGTGATCGGCGTCGGAGCGATCGGCCGGCAGGTNGCCNTNCANGCGNCNTCGCTCGGNGTGCCGNCNCTGCAANTAATCGACTTCGACACGGTCGATGAGACGAACGTCTCAACGCAGGGGTACCGACAGCAGGATGTCGGCCGATTAAAGGTCGATGCCGTGCAGGACGCGATCCGTGAGATCGACCCCTCGATCGAAGTGCAGAGAATCGCCGACCGCTTTCGCACTCGCCATGAAGTTCATCGAGCGGTGTTCTGCTGCGTCGACTCGATCTCGGCCCGGTCGGCGATCTGGAAGGCCATTAAGGACCGCTGCCGCTTCTGGTGCGACGCTCGGATGCTGGCGGAGGTGATCCGCGTGCTCGCTGTGTCGTCGCATGACGATCACCCGCGGTACGAAGCGACGCTATTCACCCAAGACGAGGCTCAAGCCGGCAGCTGCACGTCCCGCGGGGTGATCTACACCGCCCACATCGCCGCGGGCTTAATGCTGCACCAGTACGTCCGCTGGCTGCGCGGCATCCCGACGGAGCCGGAGCAGACGCTGAACTTAACGGCCGCGGAACTCACCGTCGGCCACCCCTCAAATTAA
- a CDS encoding DegT/DnrJ/EryC1/StrS family aminotransferase translates to MKRIAVAKPKLAGNERQYVLDCLDTNWISSNGKYIPAFEESFADFCGVKHAVATNNGTTALHLALVGLGLQPGDEVIIPTVTYIATANAIRYCGAVPVLVDVCPDNMNIDSSVIEAKITSRTKGIIAVHLYGHPAEMEALNQIAEKHGLWVVEDAAEAHGAEVSGQRVGGLSNCGIFSFFGNKIVTTGEGGIITTNDSELASRLVLHRGQGMDVNRRYWFPVVGYNYRMTNIQAAIGLAQMERITSYLEEREQLAQWYSEALSDMGDEIVLPSTRSWAKQVFWMYNIFLKDGDAETRDAVMSELGNAGIETRPVFYPMHVMPPYYEQASYPVADTWSARGINLPTHLEVSRSDVEYIASKLRLAIATVSDNRGLTSPVAERRLRDAA, encoded by the coding sequence ATGAAACGCATTGCAGTTGCCAAACCGAAACTTGCCGGGAACGAGCGACAATACGTATTGGACTGCCTCGATACGAATTGGATTTCGTCGAACGGTAAATACATTCCGGCGTTCGAAGAATCGTTCGCAGACTTCTGCGGAGTGAAGCACGCCGTCGCCACGAACAATGGAACGACGGCACTTCACCTCGCACTCGTGGGTCTTGGCTTGCAACCCGGCGATGAGGTGATCATCCCTACCGTCACCTATATTGCAACGGCAAACGCTATTCGATATTGCGGCGCCGTTCCCGTGCTTGTCGATGTTTGCCCGGATAATATGAATATCGATTCCTCTGTGATCGAGGCTAAAATCACGTCCCGCACGAAGGGCATTATCGCCGTACATCTTTATGGGCATCCAGCCGAGATGGAAGCGCTTAACCAAATTGCTGAAAAACACGGGCTGTGGGTCGTCGAAGATGCCGCTGAGGCCCACGGTGCAGAAGTGAGCGGCCAGCGGGTTGGTGGCCTGTCGAACTGCGGAATCTTCAGCTTCTTTGGCAACAAGATCGTTACGACCGGCGAGGGAGGAATCATCACCACAAATGATTCCGAGCTTGCAAGCCGGCTGGTTCTTCATCGCGGCCAAGGCATGGACGTGAACCGTCGATATTGGTTCCCGGTCGTCGGATATAACTATCGGATGACGAATATCCAAGCGGCCATCGGCTTAGCGCAGATGGAAAGAATCACAAGTTATCTCGAAGAACGAGAACAATTGGCCCAATGGTATAGCGAGGCCCTCTCCGATATGGGCGATGAAATCGTCCTGCCAAGCACTCGTTCGTGGGCCAAACAAGTATTCTGGATGTACAATATTTTCCTCAAGGACGGAGACGCCGAGACTCGAGATGCGGTTATGTCGGAACTGGGAAACGCGGGCATCGAGACTCGACCGGTGTTCTACCCGATGCACGTCATGCCACCGTATTATGAGCAGGCGTCCTACCCCGTAGCCGACACTTGGTCAGCACGTGGAATTAATTTGCCCACGCACTTGGAAGTGTCGCGTTCTGATGTGGAATATATTGCGTCGAAACTTCGCCTTGCGATAGCAACGGTCAGTGACAATCGCGGACTTACATCCCCGGTTGCCGAACGACGCCTTCGTGATGCGGCTTAG
- a CDS encoding IS5 family transposase → MSTTRKSYPSDVTDSEWEFLLPYLTLMREDAPQREHSLRELFNAIRYVAKTGCQWRYLPHDFPPWSAAYQQARRWMQAGVFETIAHDLRIIERILKERDEQPTAVILDARTLQSTPESGARAGFDGAKKKKGSKAHIAVDTLGNLLAVTISAANEQERGYVKELAEKVQQVTGGTVELAYVDQGYTGASAAEQAATESIELEVVKHHEARQGFILLPRRWVVERTLGWLGRFRRLARDYERLATTLTGWHWLAFLGLLTNRLLN, encoded by the coding sequence ATGAGCACGACAAGGAAGTCGTATCCGAGCGATGTCACCGATTCGGAATGGGAGTTTTTGCTCCCGTATTTGACCTTGATGCGAGAAGACGCCCCGCAGCGGGAGCACTCGCTGCGTGAGTTGTTTAATGCCATCCGCTACGTGGCGAAAACGGGCTGCCAGTGGCGCTATTTGCCGCATGACTTCCCGCCATGGTCGGCCGCGTATCAGCAGGCCCGAAGATGGATGCAGGCCGGCGTGTTCGAGACGATCGCGCACGATCTGAGGATCATTGAACGCATTCTTAAAGAACGCGACGAGCAGCCCACGGCCGTCATCCTTGATGCCCGGACGTTGCAGTCGACACCCGAAAGCGGCGCTCGCGCGGGATTCGACGGCGCTAAGAAAAAGAAGGGGTCGAAGGCCCATATTGCCGTCGATACGCTGGGAAATTTGTTGGCGGTCACGATCTCCGCCGCGAACGAGCAGGAGCGTGGCTATGTCAAAGAACTTGCCGAAAAGGTTCAGCAGGTCACCGGCGGGACTGTTGAGCTGGCTTACGTCGATCAAGGATATACCGGGGCCAGTGCCGCTGAGCAGGCGGCTACGGAATCGATCGAATTGGAGGTCGTTAAACATCACGAAGCCCGTCAGGGTTTTATACTGCTTCCGCGTCGCTGGGTCGTTGAGAGGACGCTCGGCTGGCTCGGCCGCTTTCGCCGCCTCGCCCGCGACTATGAACGGCTTGCAACGACATTAACCGGCTGGCACTGGCTCGCCTTCCTCGGCCTGCTGACCAATCGACTGCTTAATTGA
- a CDS encoding FkbM family methyltransferase has translation MLRRPYRVTKRLSRPFVLPVVTRLREHLLGELRAELQRDHAELRETFKGIQGELARVSAEISASRAESRTVGARTQDVNRCVWGLGDRLGSRIDQIQSQQESSLQCLSRVEEYSLGTARRLVINCGDDGMLVRTAVGYLFCDSGDFQLITHLLEAGELERGTRLVIERYLRPADTFVDVGANIGIHTLAAGAVLKGSGRIFSFEPSPRTFSLLKKSIHLNSISRVVELHEAAVSDNAGEHSLHFGDTCGHHSLFPVEASSNETVNVKTVRLDDVLGSTERVDLIKVDVEGAELSALRGASGVITKNRDVAMIVEYGPSHLRRLGQKSTDWFDAFTDAGLIFKAINEQDGTLFDTSIEELESVPSVNLFFARPESSAWERAAA, from the coding sequence TTGTTGCGTCGTCCCTACAGAGTGACGAAACGTCTGAGCCGTCCTTTTGTTTTGCCGGTCGTCACCCGACTTCGCGAGCACCTCTTAGGGGAATTGCGGGCCGAACTGCAACGCGATCATGCTGAGTTGAGGGAGACGTTCAAAGGAATTCAGGGCGAACTCGCCCGGGTGTCGGCGGAAATTTCGGCTTCGCGTGCTGAGTCACGCACCGTCGGGGCAAGAACGCAAGATGTTAACAGGTGTGTCTGGGGCTTGGGTGATAGACTCGGGAGCCGAATCGATCAAATTCAAAGTCAGCAGGAAAGTAGTCTTCAGTGCCTCAGCCGGGTCGAAGAATACTCGCTGGGGACGGCGCGGCGGCTCGTTATAAATTGCGGTGACGACGGGATGCTTGTGCGGACTGCAGTCGGTTACTTGTTCTGCGACTCAGGAGATTTTCAGCTTATAACACATCTCTTAGAGGCTGGAGAACTTGAGCGTGGAACTCGCCTCGTCATTGAAAGGTATCTGCGTCCTGCCGATACCTTCGTTGATGTCGGGGCGAATATCGGCATCCATACACTTGCTGCCGGCGCGGTTCTCAAGGGGTCTGGACGAATATTCTCTTTCGAACCATCCCCCCGGACTTTCTCTCTACTTAAAAAATCGATTCACCTGAACAGCATCTCTCGGGTTGTTGAACTTCACGAGGCAGCAGTTTCTGACAATGCCGGAGAGCACTCGCTTCACTTCGGCGACACGTGTGGGCATCACTCCCTGTTTCCGGTCGAGGCTTCCTCCAATGAGACTGTAAATGTCAAAACTGTAAGGCTCGATGACGTTCTCGGCAGCACCGAGCGGGTGGACCTAATTAAGGTCGATGTCGAGGGGGCGGAACTGTCAGCTCTACGCGGAGCGTCAGGCGTAATCACAAAAAATCGTGATGTCGCGATGATTGTCGAATACGGTCCGTCGCACCTGCGTCGTCTGGGCCAAAAATCAACTGACTGGTTCGACGCCTTCACAGACGCGGGACTGATCTTCAAGGCGATTAACGAGCAGGACGGCACCCTATTTGACACTTCGATCGAAGAACTCGAATCAGTGCCCTCCGTTAATCTGTTCTTTGCTCGGCCCGAATCTTCGGCATGGGAAAGGGCTGCGGCATGA
- a CDS encoding acetyltransferase, with protein sequence MNDSIVMVGAGGHAKVCIELFRAAGQEVAYCIGGPNETGECLGVPIIQGDEQIQQLRQKGFAKLFVAIGSNSVREKLAARAIDAGYEIVNAISPVAQVSPSAVMGRGIAVMAGAVINAATEVEDFAIINTGATIDHDCRISSGVHIAPQCGLAGNVMIGAKTFLGIGCRVIPEKAIGESSVVGAGSVVINDLPSHITAVGVPAKVIRSHNQAAA encoded by the coding sequence ATGAATGACAGCATTGTGATGGTCGGCGCCGGTGGACACGCAAAAGTGTGTATCGAGCTTTTTCGTGCTGCCGGTCAGGAGGTCGCATACTGTATCGGCGGGCCGAATGAGACTGGCGAATGTCTCGGCGTTCCAATCATACAAGGCGACGAGCAGATTCAACAACTACGCCAAAAAGGCTTCGCAAAACTTTTTGTCGCCATCGGATCAAATTCGGTGAGAGAAAAACTAGCCGCTCGAGCGATTGACGCCGGATACGAAATTGTGAACGCGATCAGTCCGGTTGCCCAAGTTTCTCCGAGTGCGGTCATGGGCAGGGGAATCGCCGTGATGGCGGGCGCCGTCATTAATGCCGCTACCGAGGTCGAAGATTTCGCAATCATTAACACCGGTGCGACAATCGATCACGACTGTCGAATCTCAAGCGGCGTTCACATTGCCCCGCAGTGTGGACTTGCAGGAAATGTAATGATCGGCGCGAAGACGTTCCTCGGGATAGGTTGTAGGGTCATACCCGAGAAAGCAATCGGAGAATCGAGCGTCGTTGGTGCGGGCAGCGTCGTCATCAACGATCTTCCATCGCATATCACTGCAGTGGGTGTTCCCGCGAAGGTGATCCGTTCGCACAATCAAGCCGCCGCTTAA
- a CDS encoding endonuclease, protein MSPIERLLERVDETKNRYNEREQPREQATERLEKRDFIGANEDDVVRRRMERLGAPPEATAGVGTRSFSAPEVAPAAGARAIIENVTLERILGSNDLMPIAFLALGLHRARSVGRIHIKDSRGNRLGHGTGFLVSPQLILTNNHVLETEQDAAGSEIEFDYELDLAGKTKRSVFFRLNPSAFFLTDRRLDFTLVAVQPDGGSARKPEDWGWNRLSETEGLLVKGEYVTIIQHPSGEPKQIALRENQVIDLLDDFAHYKTDTSPGSSGSPVFNDQWEIVALHHSGVPEPHPDGGYMSTDGRKWEQWMGEHKLKWIANEGVHVTRIAGFIKDQSSLTAAQKRLRDDLFNLESPLPTTIHLPDDGSSDQSAISLTARPRQSEQNPSAGHMTPGSSVASAAEISFTVPLQVSISLGSPLTPPASGAFGGPSTPIDRPQSVTPPTDNEGMQQALAELEQGRRRTYYDGGQDHRDRDEYYRDIDAENLSRRDFFEKLSRLLKSTHANQPKYAPSQHVYPWVDLHKDGMLRSIYSGKAYDPAEFIREDFRIEEERTQVLNGMLRAETFTAERMEQELNLLEARLPYNCEHVVPQSWYNKKEPMRGDLHHLFACESGCNSFRSNIAYFDFSDFEEAERTACGKRLSNKFEPVAGKGTVARATLYFLLRYPGKVDSPEEFPAERISTLLQWHHDHPPNEYERHRNQAIFEMQGNRNPLIDWPDWAGRVEFTLAIAT, encoded by the coding sequence ATGTCACCGATTGAACGGCTTCTTGAGCGAGTTGACGAAACGAAGAATCGCTATAACGAGCGAGAGCAGCCGCGGGAGCAGGCGACGGAGCGGCTCGAAAAGCGGGACTTCATCGGAGCGAACGAGGACGATGTCGTCCGTCGGCGAATGGAGCGGCTCGGGGCTCCGCCGGAGGCAACGGCGGGGGTCGGGACTCGATCGTTTTCCGCGCCGGAAGTAGCGCCGGCCGCCGGGGCCCGTGCCATTATCGAGAATGTCACGCTGGAACGGATTCTCGGTTCGAACGACCTGATGCCGATCGCCTTTCTGGCCCTGGGACTACATCGTGCCCGGAGCGTGGGGCGGATTCATATTAAAGACAGTCGCGGCAATCGCCTCGGCCACGGCACCGGATTTCTCGTCTCGCCGCAGTTAATTCTCACCAATAATCACGTGCTCGAAACAGAGCAGGACGCCGCCGGGAGTGAAATTGAATTCGACTATGAACTCGACCTTGCCGGAAAGACGAAGCGGAGCGTTTTCTTTCGGCTGAATCCGTCAGCCTTCTTCCTCACCGATCGGAGGCTCGATTTCACACTGGTGGCGGTGCAGCCCGATGGCGGATCAGCCCGCAAGCCGGAGGATTGGGGCTGGAACCGGCTTTCAGAGACCGAGGGCCTGCTCGTCAAGGGCGAATATGTCACGATTATCCAGCACCCTAGCGGCGAGCCGAAGCAGATCGCATTACGTGAAAATCAGGTGATCGACCTGCTCGACGACTTCGCCCACTATAAAACCGACACCTCCCCGGGCTCCTCAGGCTCCCCCGTCTTTAATGATCAGTGGGAGATCGTGGCCCTGCACCACTCCGGCGTGCCGGAACCTCACCCGGACGGCGGCTACATGTCGACCGACGGTCGCAAGTGGGAGCAGTGGATGGGCGAGCACAAACTAAAGTGGATCGCCAATGAGGGAGTTCACGTTACGCGGATTGCCGGTTTCATTAAGGATCAGTCGTCGCTCACTGCTGCGCAGAAGCGGCTGCGGGACGACCTGTTTAACCTTGAATCGCCGCTGCCGACTACGATTCATCTTCCCGATGACGGGAGCTCCGACCAATCGGCGATATCGCTCACGGCTCGCCCCCGACAATCGGAGCAGAATCCCTCAGCCGGGCATATGACGCCGGGCTCTTCCGTAGCGTCGGCAGCCGAAATCAGTTTTACGGTGCCGCTGCAGGTGAGCATCTCCCTCGGCTCCCCCCTGACGCCGCCCGCATCCGGAGCCTTCGGCGGCCCGTCCACGCCTATAGACAGGCCGCAGTCGGTCACTCCTCCCACAGACAATGAGGGTATGCAGCAGGCGCTCGCGGAGTTGGAGCAGGGGCGTCGCCGCACTTATTATGATGGAGGACAAGATCATCGCGACCGTGACGAGTATTACCGCGACATCGACGCCGAGAATCTCTCCCGCCGTGACTTCTTCGAAAAATTAAGCCGCCTCCTGAAATCGACGCATGCGAATCAGCCGAAGTACGCCCCAAGCCAACATGTCTACCCTTGGGTCGATCTCCACAAGGACGGCATGCTCCGCAGCATTTATTCCGGTAAGGCCTACGATCCCGCCGAGTTCATCCGCGAAGACTTCCGCATTGAGGAGGAGAGAACGCAGGTTCTTAATGGAATGTTGCGTGCGGAAACCTTTACCGCCGAACGAATGGAACAGGAACTCAACTTGCTCGAAGCTCGGCTGCCTTACAATTGCGAGCACGTCGTGCCACAGAGTTGGTACAATAAAAAAGAGCCGATGCGGGGCGACCTGCACCACCTCTTCGCTTGCGAGTCAGGCTGCAACAGCTTTCGCAGCAACATCGCCTACTTCGACTTCTCCGACTTCGAAGAAGCCGAGCGCACAGCGTGCGGTAAGCGGCTGAGTAACAAGTTTGAGCCCGTCGCGGGCAAGGGGACCGTCGCCCGCGCGACGCTCTACTTCCTGCTCCGCTACCCCGGCAAGGTCGACAGTCCGGAGGAGTTTCCTGCCGAACGCATCAGCACCCTCCTCCAATGGCACCACGACCACCCGCCCAATGAATACGAACGCCACCGCAACCAGGCGATCTTCGAGATGCAAGGGAATCGTAATCCGCTGATCGATTGGCCGGATTGGGCGGGGAGAGTGGAGTTTACGCTAGCAATTGCGACCTAG
- a CDS encoding nSTAND1 domain-containing NTPase, with protein sequence MADQQFDVFLSYNTHDHEVVERVRRWLKDQGLTCFTDRTYLVPGQPWPKALEKAIDASGAVAVFLGSAGTGRWQDRELYLALDRHTKTKLPVIPVLLPGADAALGFLSLHTWVDLSDPVNESRQLQILAAAIRGLSPAELETEFEPQHQICPFRGLLPYREQDAPLFFGREVYTQQLVDAVAAHSIIAVVGASGSGKSSVVRAGLVPELRESSESVYEIATLVPTSDPLTSLARTLLPLIEPEKWINWSKRDRDVETEKYVRDFREKKGTLRRCTEHVLDAQPGTDRLLLVVDQWEELYTQAKDPAAAKTFIDQLLEATIDSPLRVVFTCRGDFYGRVISYRPLTDRIQRDAHVALGPMGEDELGSVIKRPAEETGLQYEEGLVRRILDDVGSEPGGLPLLSFLLEELWKHRRGNGLTHEAYDAVGGVQGAMSKKAEDLYAELDGNRQKELQRIFMRLVSIGDQSELTRRREDLSHFDDNQKATAEHFIQARLLTTSYVERADDQAVEVAHEALIDRWDRLKDWAEESNDFLRWRQRLEMQVEQWLTQGRDQGALLRGGPLVEAEDWLAKHSSDLSDEQIEFIQASISERAAELERQQKINSRLRKLSAVAVSLALIGVIAAGVAGWKWSEASAKAVEADTQRGIAEYKTRIADTVKEEAIAEKSRADMEAERARRESRDAHRQLVSTMGLQAQLMAEERPVSAMLMAVRAIGDARKFGIEFPAAAEQAFRDRLQGLGGVALTGQNGPIWNIAIGPNGRWLVTGSRDGTARLWDLTAEQPETTARVLAGHDGSIGSVAIGPNGRWLVTGSDDATARLHALDWRILIDDAYRAVGRNFTKAEWNDLFPGEEYDPLCPFGDLSDGDPDWPEPAGERGRGGGRSVGPIRQPPASAL encoded by the coding sequence ATGGCCGACCAACAATTCGACGTCTTCCTCAGCTATAACACTCATGACCACGAAGTCGTGGAGCGAGTCAGGAGATGGCTGAAAGATCAGGGACTTACATGCTTCACGGATCGCACGTATCTCGTCCCGGGTCAGCCGTGGCCGAAGGCGTTGGAGAAGGCGATCGACGCCAGCGGTGCCGTTGCGGTCTTTCTCGGTAGTGCCGGGACCGGGCGATGGCAGGATCGCGAGCTATACCTAGCCCTCGATCGTCATACGAAAACAAAACTGCCCGTCATCCCGGTCCTGTTGCCCGGTGCCGACGCAGCTCTTGGATTTCTGTCACTCCACACGTGGGTCGATCTCAGCGATCCGGTCAACGAGTCGCGGCAGTTGCAAATCCTCGCCGCAGCAATACGCGGCCTCTCTCCGGCAGAGTTGGAGACCGAGTTTGAGCCGCAGCACCAAATCTGCCCTTTTCGCGGACTGCTTCCCTACCGCGAGCAGGACGCTCCGCTCTTCTTCGGCCGCGAGGTTTATACGCAACAGCTTGTTGATGCCGTCGCCGCTCACTCCATTATCGCCGTCGTTGGAGCCTCCGGCAGCGGCAAGTCCTCGGTCGTCCGGGCGGGGCTGGTCCCAGAATTGCGCGAAAGTTCCGAGAGTGTTTACGAAATCGCCACACTTGTCCCGACTAGCGATCCACTCACTTCGCTCGCGCGGACGCTGCTGCCGCTGATCGAACCGGAGAAGTGGATCAACTGGTCCAAGCGTGATAGGGATGTCGAAACAGAAAAATACGTCCGCGACTTCCGCGAAAAGAAGGGAACGTTGCGACGGTGCACCGAGCACGTTCTCGATGCGCAACCCGGCACCGATCGCCTCCTGCTCGTCGTCGATCAATGGGAGGAACTCTACACGCAGGCCAAAGATCCGGCAGCCGCAAAAACATTTATCGACCAACTCTTAGAAGCGACAATCGACTCTCCGCTCCGGGTCGTCTTCACCTGCCGCGGCGATTTTTACGGCCGCGTCATCAGCTACAGGCCGCTCACCGACCGGATTCAGAGAGATGCTCATGTCGCGCTCGGGCCGATGGGCGAGGATGAACTCGGCTCCGTCATTAAACGCCCGGCGGAGGAGACGGGTCTTCAATACGAGGAGGGCTTAGTTCGCCGCATCCTTGACGATGTTGGCAGCGAACCGGGCGGACTCCCGCTCCTGTCTTTCCTACTCGAAGAACTCTGGAAGCACCGCCGGGGCAACGGACTCACACACGAGGCCTATGACGCCGTCGGCGGCGTGCAGGGGGCGATGTCGAAGAAGGCCGAGGACCTTTACGCCGAACTCGACGGCAATAGGCAAAAAGAACTGCAACGCATCTTCATGCGGCTTGTCAGCATCGGCGATCAGAGCGAACTGACTCGGAGACGGGAGGATCTCAGCCACTTCGACGATAACCAAAAAGCAACGGCCGAACACTTCATCCAAGCCCGACTGCTGACGACCAGTTACGTCGAGCGCGCCGACGACCAAGCCGTCGAAGTCGCCCACGAAGCTTTGATCGACCGATGGGATCGGCTGAAGGATTGGGCGGAGGAGTCGAACGATTTTCTTCGTTGGCGCCAACGGCTGGAGATGCAAGTCGAGCAATGGTTAACGCAGGGACGCGATCAAGGAGCGCTGCTGAGAGGTGGCCCATTGGTGGAGGCCGAGGACTGGCTCGCGAAGCACAGTAGCGACCTGAGTGACGAGCAAATCGAATTTATTCAGGCAAGCATTTCGGAGCGTGCTGCGGAGCTGGAACGGCAACAAAAGATCAATTCGCGGCTGCGCAAATTAAGCGCCGTCGCGGTCTCTTTAGCGTTAATCGGAGTGATCGCGGCCGGCGTCGCGGGCTGGAAATGGAGCGAGGCCTCGGCGAAAGCTGTCGAAGCCGACACTCAGCGAGGAATCGCGGAGTATAAAACTCGGATCGCCGACACGGTGAAAGAGGAAGCAATTGCCGAGAAAAGTCGGGCGGACATGGAGGCGGAAAGGGCGAGACGCGAAAGCCGCGACGCTCATCGCCAGCTTGTATCCACGATGGGGCTGCAGGCACAGCTAATGGCGGAAGAGAGACCTGTTTCGGCGATGTTGATGGCGGTACGCGCAATTGGAGATGCGAGAAAGTTCGGAATAGAGTTTCCGGCGGCTGCCGAGCAGGCGTTCCGCGATCGACTGCAGGGCTTGGGCGGTGTCGCGCTGACTGGTCAAAATGGACCGATCTGGAACATCGCGATCGGGCCGAACGGTCGCTGGCTCGTCACCGGCAGCCGCGACGGGACCGCACGGCTGTGGGACCTGACCGCTGAACAGCCCGAGACGACCGCGCGCGTCCTCGCCGGGCACGATGGCTCGATCGGGAGCGTCGCGATCGGGCCGAACGGTCGCTGGCTCGTCACCGGCAGCGACGACGCGACCGCACGGCTGCACGCGTTGGATTGGAGAATCCTAATCGATGACGCTTACCGCGCCGTCGGCCGCAACTTCACCAAAGCCGAATGGAATGACCTCTTCCCCGGTGAGGAGTACGACCCACTCTGCCCGTTCGGCGACCTCAGCGACGGCGACCCCGATTGGCCGGAGCCGGCAGGCGAGCGTGGTCGGGGTGGTGGGCGAAGCGTGGGGCCTATCCGGCAGCCACCTGCGTCAGCCCTTTGA